tatatatatatatatgtctatgattcaataaatatgtagttttatgattaaaatataaatatatatatatatatatttatatataattaaataaatatgtagttttataattaaaatatatatatatatatatatatatatatatatatatatttatatataattaaatatatatgtagttttataattaaaatatatatatatatatatatatatatttttatttaaattatcaatattgtgatatatttacatattttgATAATTAGTAGTATTTAAAATATGCATCATTTATAATGGCATATTTTTAATGTGATGAATAAAAAGTTTTGTTTTcacatttttattcatcaaaaaatgaaatacaaaaaaataaatataaagaaacACATAACATTTAACCAACTTTTAACAAACAcaattaaaattaaaaataattataacatattactctcttttcttttcttttttatttttttcttaatttattattatttttatgttgttttccttttctttatttacACTGTTGTTAATATCGTCTTcgttttttatattgttgTCCTTGTCTTccatttcatttttattgtcTTCTATTAAATCTTCATTATGTGTGACCTCctcatttttcttttctttacataaaaatgacGAGGaggattttttttttaaatataaatatgttataattatgttatCTTCTTCTGTATTTAAGTTTACATCGGCATAGTTTTCATTTTGCCTGTGTGGTATTAAACTTATcacaatatataataaaagggaaaaacaaaatgtCATGGTACTTGCAATGAAAGCAATCTTTACAATTAATCTTTTATAACCTTCGAAatcatacatatttttatgaagCATTTaagggaaaaaataaaaaagaagtaaaacaattttatttagtttttaatatatatcattatgtTATAGATGACCGTTAAAAGTGTATTCGCATATCATAAAACCAACGAATTCGGAACTTAAAAACTTTTAcgttttaataaaaaaaaatgaacatccaaataaataattttaatggTTTGcttatatgattatatatcatCCATTTTGTAGTATGATAATATCcatattatatcatatatatgtatatatatatatatatatatatatatatatatatatataNNNNNNNNNNNNNNNNNNNNNNNNNNNNNNNNNNNNNNNNNNNNNNNNNNNNNNNNNNNNNNNNNNNNNNNNNNNNNNNNNNNNNNNNNNNNNNNNNNNNAGAAATGGCTAGTTACTGATTTATGAATAGATCATAGACagtaataaaataacaaaaataaaataaaaaataaaataaaataagtcCATAAATTGGAAACGTATTAAgattatctatatatatatatatatatatatatatatatatatatatatatatttatttatttatttatttatttatttatatttatgtcatgtctacatatttttatatattattacatccacattatcatatattatgttaatatatatatatatacatatgtatttatatatttctatcCTTTCATATTTTCCTAAACGTTTTAATGTTTGTTAACATGGGTAAAATAGTCAACCCAAGTATATGGAGGGTAGATCATTCGTCTTATCCAACTGTATATTTTCTGATACAGTATCATCATATGAGTGTTGCATGCCTTTAAGCTCATTATAAATTTCATTcagaataaatatattttgttgtaattcaattttataatgttgttcatttaacatattatatgtatacaaaTTGTTTAAATTATGAATAACTTTTAAtagttttttatttatataagctatgttattaattttatgtaCATTTGGTAATATCTTGTTGTAAGATAAAATATGGACATTTGAATGGTGGTTGTGTTTATCCTTATATTCGTTTttcatatcattattattgtttatGTTATTGTTTATGTTATGCTTATTTAATTCATCAGttatactattattattgttaaatgatgaattaaatatatcttcttttttaattaaattattattgtgaataatatgaggttcttctttttttgtatgtttttcttttttctcattTCTATGTTTGATTTTAAAGGACAAATCgattaaaatttttatattttctacaGGAGGGTATTTAAACAGCCTCTTCAAGCAATAATTTTCATCACTCTCTAATAAGAAGGACCTAATAAACAGAATCATAGAAATAGCAAAATAATCCACCATAGGAAAAATTCTGCATATCATGTGAGCAATCTCGATATTGTCGCCTTTAAAATCGACGTTGAAGTGTTCATTGCAATTTTTAAGATAGGAATctggaaaaaaaaaaaaaaacaacaacacgtatatatatatatacatatatatatatatatatatatatatatatatatatatatatatattaatttattgATTGATTTATCtgtttgtatatattttaattttagTGTACCTGCAAAAAAGTTATCCCATAGGATAACCGTGTCGTCAATAGGAAATTCTCTACAATAAAAGAGACGTATCCATCGGAGGAGAAATATTTGTGGCTCAATACTTAATGATATTAAATGGttgtataataatttatccgaattttttaataacttatgaaatatatatgtacatttaTGTAAGAGAACGGTTTTacatgtatttttatttgttgagttttttttttcctccATAGaagtaaataaatattttaatcCCATATTCATAAAATGATCAAATATGATGTATGTATCTGCTTCAATAAATTCTTTGTCAAAAATATTAGAGAATTCTTTATAAAACAGTTCTTTTTCgtattcataataattattattattatgaagGTGTTCACGGTAATTAacaatgaaaaaaatggCTAGTATTTCATTCATTCCTTGTTTATAAGATATGTCtggatttttttttgcccatataaataaaatagtatttaatatatctctaatttcttcattttggaaaatttttttttcagaATATGTTCTTAGAATATCTTGTTTGATTTCTTCTTTCAATTCTTgatttttttgttttaatgTCCATGGGTTTTTATCATCTGATGACAATGGATGGAATATTTGTGGATCTaatttttgaatatttaaGTTTATTGgtttaataatatattcttctttatcttgtaaatataaatgtcgttttttttgaatatcTTTGACTAAATCTTCCAAGTTTTCTGctttatatatacctaataataaaggccaatatattcttctatataattttacattttctttattatttataatatgatttGCTATAAAAGATAAGCGGCTCTTTTTTATGTCAttgttttttaatatataattattattttcatatatatggGTTTTATCTACATCAtcgttattattatttccatATTCTTTAgaggaaaataatatgttgataaaattttttaaaaaatccTCAAAATGTAATTCGTACAAGTCttcaaaaaaattgttATCATTCATTGTTTTCAACAAGCAAAAAATTAAGTTTTTCTactcattttttttttttaaagtaaataaatatataaaaaaatataattttatatatttatttatttatatttattttaatgaagataaatcattatcatttggaaacatatatataatttttatttattatatatatatatatatatatatatatatatatatgtgataaaaaattaagggaaagatgaaaataatgaacatttatattttcccCCCCACaatggtaataatataaaatgatataaatatataaaataaattttatattatatataatatctttaatatatatatatatatatatatatatatacatttgtatataaaatatacttAATATTTTCGTAGCTTAATTCTTTCCtgttttttaaattaagataaataaataaataaaaataaattaaattgaaaatgaaataaaaaaaatttgaatttttttaagtaAAATCATACGCacaattttattttttcaggataaacatattaaaacATACCAGTtgaaattataattttttattgtaaTGGTTTCAATTGTCTTAACGAAAATAgttacacatatatataaaatcattcttagatttttatttttattttaaatatatttttttctttatacaaataggaattgtatatttatatatatgctgTAGAAATTGTAGTGTAtgaatatatgtatatattttaatattatataaacatagtatattatttaaaaaatatatatatatatatatatatatatatataattgaatatatatttgtatatatagACTAATTTATTCCCATAcattaaaaacaaaatcgtttacatttatttgtttttatttttattttaatttttttatgtgaAGGGGAAATATATGTGGAACAATTCATGAAATATTGACACATTTTGAagttttataattttccttttatgtgactattatatttataagtGTTAATATaagtttttattatatgaatatataatcacTATTTTTCAAACCctaatatatgaaaaaaaaatacatttcttttttttcttttatttttcattgGAAATAAATtctaaaatatatatatttatatatatatatatatatatatcatttaataaaagcTTTTGCTTTGAATAatgaaattttttattttttcctttttattttatattttttaattatatataataattattatatatttataaataatatatatttcattataataaattctttgatgatttagaaaaaaataaggcTTTAACTTTGAAATACATACccaataataaattattttatataatattaatttatcttataaggtttaaatttataatatgatgaaatatatataaaaataacatacaatataaaatatatattatatatatatatatatatatatatataNNNNNNNNNNNNNNNNNNNNNNNNNNNNNNNNNNNNNNNNNNNNNNNNNNNNNNNNNNNNNNNNNNNNNNNNNNNNNNNNNNNNNNNNNNNNNNNNNNNNttaatattttattttttttttattttttttttttttttttttttttataaaaataaatatatttttttttttatatatattttttatatatttttaatattttttttttttttttttttttttttttcacatatatataattattatatatatttaatatatatatatattattatatcttttattttcccCTTTTCTTCTGAATTATTGCCACcaaagaaagaaagaattGTTGCTTCTATTTTCCTCAAAATGAGCAGCAAACAGGATGTAGATCTTTATGAAATCCTAGGAGTTAACAGACGAGCTGGCATCAAGGAGATCACCAAAGCTTATCGAATTTTGGCGCTGAAGTACCATCCAGATAAGTTTTTAACAAACTTCAAGAAATCTGGTGATGCTAAGGATTCAAAGGATGCTACGAATCAAGAGCAGAATGGTGTGGCTGTGTCATCTGAAGTTGTGATAGGTAGTGGAAACACAGCTAAAACGGAGAATCAGAATAACGGAAATGGTGTAAATTCCGGAAATTCTGAAAATGCTGAGAAGGCTGAACAGTCTGAAAAGATTGAAAAGGTTGAAAAGGCTGAAAAGGTTGAAAAGGCTGAACAGTCTGAAAATTCTGGAAATTCAGAAAATTCTGGAAACTTAGAAAATGCTGGAAACTCAGAAAATTTTGGAAACTCAGAAATTTCTGAAAATTCAGAAAGTGCTGAACGTTCTAGAATTCCTGAAGATTGTCCGACTCCTGAAAATACACCTAACTCTGAAAATTCTGTAAATGTTGCAAATTCAGAATTTGCTGAGAATCACGTAGTTGTTGTTGAAGAGTTGAAGGATCAAGAAAGGAATCAAGAAGAAGGTAGCACAAACTGTAGTAATGTCGCTGAAGAAGAGATGACATTAGAGAAATGTAAGGAAATGTTCTTACAAATACAGAAGGCATACGAAATATTGAAGAATCCTGTATTAAGAGAGAATTATGATTTTTATGGTTTAGATAAGGACTTGGATGAATTCCAAACTTATTATGAACCAAGATTATTTCATTCTCGTATTAATGTCAAGGACATTCAGAAATATGAGAGTTTTTACAAAGGTAGTGCTGAAGAGAAAGAAGACTTGATGTATTTCTATGAAAGGTTTCATGGTGATTTGAACAATATATTGGAATTTATACCTTTTAGCGAATCTACAGATTTAAATCGTTTTATTGGTATATTTGAGAAATCTTTTGCTGATGGAGAAATCGTTAAGACAGAACAATATGAGAAATCATTAGAAAATGTCGAAAAAATCATAGGCAAATACGAAAGTCTCCTAAAGAAAGAACAATCTGAAATATCCAAAAATGACGATAAGAAAAAATccaaaagaaaaaaacaagaTTCACTTGAAGAATTAATTGTTGCCATCAGAAATAACGAAGAAAGAAGAAATCTCAAAATTACCAATCTCTTAACTAATATTGAaatgaaaaacaaaaataaaaataagagaagaaaaaaagaagattTCCCAACAGAAGAAGAATTGaataaaatcaaaaaaaaattagaggaaaataaaaagagaAATGAACAAGCTagaggaaaaaaataaacgCATTTTTAAcgtattatttttttataatacgaaaaaattatatataatatatatatgtatatatattatatatatatatatatatatatatatttatatatttatatatttatatatttcgtAGTTCTTATTATGTAGAgatctatatatattttatgggggaatcatatattttcccaaaacatatatttttttttattcataaaaaataaatatatatgttttattatatttttctatgTGGCATTATGTATTTTTCTATGTAGTATGTAGTAGTagttttttaatttttttattgtaaatatgtttacaatcatatttcattatattcACAAAATTTAGACATTtgtgtttatatatatatatatatatatatatatgaatacatatatatatttgtggCATTTATACGTATATCttctataatatattatttgcataatatatataatacatatatatattatcgatatattacaaatgattttatttatttttacgAAATTTAGACatacttttaatatattaaaatattatatataaatatatatatatatatatatatatatatatatatatatatatatatatatatttatctttttatcattttatcttttttcGTTTGTACGTAACCatattactatatatataatatatatatatatatatttatatatgtaaaagTATATGTGTgtgaaatataaaaataactgataataacaaattaaatacttttataatatggtaatataaatattatggAAATATCTCTATAAtcaaacatatatattttatatatgtaatatagTTAAATGTTTTGGTAATAGAAAATTTTCagaatttttaataaaaaaatatatattatttaataaagcacatatatatatatatatatatatatatatgatattctaattttttataagggtttgtcttttttttaatttttctcCAATTCgttcttttttctttgtaatcctaaatataaaatatgcCTAAATGTATGTAACTAGGTATAggttaataaaaaaaaaaaaaacaaagatatgtcattataattacatatatatatatatatatatatatatatatatatatatatatatatatttatatatatttatatatatttatgtatatattttaacaaGGTAGTATTTCAAATTGTATTCAAAATTTTTCTcctttaaaaaagaaaggTCATATAAGTGttcatataaatgataagaACACTTATAATGAAGGAGAGTTTTTAAATAGAAAGATGGTTGATGGATTAAAGCAAAATGACTTTTTCCCTTTAAGGAAAAGTATAAATAAGGACATTccttttttcattaattatgatatattattaaagaACTGTAAGCATGACAAAAATTATCTTGACCTTAACTTGGAAATTAATTATAACTTGGAAGAAATTATGGAAAATAAGGAAAACCTTATGAGATGTTTACATAGGAAGAATCTTATGGAGGATGAGAAAAGATATCAGATGGAAATACCTcatgataatatgaaaaacaaaaaatactattacgataataatatatatcagaataaaaatgatgaatatgataattataataataataataataataataatatatatgaacaaagggatgatatatatgatcgtaataattattgtaataattttaaaaaaggttttataaatatattagaacataagaaaaataagGGAAAAAATAGTTATGCTGATATATCATATTCTGACCATGAATCATCAAACTcagataataattattactCAGGTAGTTCGGTATATTCCTATCCAAAGGATGATAACAAATCTTTTAACTTTTCTCAGAGAATTACATATGATACTAATTTATTggataaaattaatatatatgataatataacaaattatatatataataataataatgagaataataatgagaataatgagaataattgttattatgaaaatatggataaacaaaataaagattgtcataatcataaaaatgatattccatatataaatcatagGAATTATGTTCATAAccaaaataaatatatacatgataaatataaaagaacaTATATCAAACAATTCATTAATCATACGgatgaagataatataaCTAACAAAAAATCTCATACTTCCCTTATTCAAAATCTGaaacataataatcatgaaaaggaaaaaagaGAACATGCCAACTTTTCTGAATATAATCAGCATAACGTGGAAAAGGATTATAGACGTAATTTGGTTAAGAATAATTAGTAAATGATATATacacaaaaataaaaaataagaaaatataatatataatatataatatatatatatatatatatatatatatatatatatatatatatatattaatgaaaaatataagatatattatgttatatacCTTTTCCCCCTCAATTTTTGTAGACTGATAGGtctattattttaaataagCATATGGAGAAAAACGACTCCCCTTCAATAAATCTTGAATACTTAAAAAGCAGTAATCCATCaaattgtaaaaatatggaaaaagatattttaaacaaatatgaaaagataatgaaaattatgaaatatttaagGAAGGTAAAAAGTAAATATCCTGAAATAGAATCTACTGTCTCTATTTTATCAAaccatataaaaaatgttacTTTTAATTGTGAAAAAATGTTTGAGTCAAGATATATGTTGAATGAGTTTTTGAAAAAGCTTTATATctatcaaatatatattttaaaaagtataaaagaataaataaataaaaatatatatatatatatatatatatatatattaacatatattaattgtTGAGACGTATATACATGAATACTCATTAGTAATATGCTTATACCTACGTcgtattatttattctaCATGAAACGATATCAACAAAGATAACCATTTTATatggaaaatattaaatattttgttttatatcattatttgttatatcTTTATGTGATATgtttctttatatatatataaccaTATATACATGCCAACTTTATTTATAGAAATCGTTTTTAACAAATCTGATATTCTAAAAAATGACGATACTTTAGAGCATTATAATAAGCATTTtcatacaaataaaatgaGATTTATTTCAAATGATAGGATAAACAATAGGTTATATTATAgatgaataatataatgagTATTTGcactatatataaatataaatataaatatatttatatatatatatatatatatattatatacattacAGTAATGATGCAACaatttttgaaaatataaaagaaaattcCTCCTATTCTATGAGAAAATTAAGtaagatataaaaaattgatataatataacatgaagtaaattgttatatatgataaaacgttaattaaaaatagaTATGAAAGCActcataaaaataattatatatatatatatatatatatattttgattaatttaaaaaaaaaacttttaATGTTTCAGATGAGcaaaaggaaaatatgTTTAGTCATAAGAGATACAATCAAAGACATAAATCCAA
This is a stretch of genomic DNA from Plasmodium reichenowi strain SY57 chromosome 14, whole genome shotgun sequence. It encodes these proteins:
- a CDS encoding DnaJ protein, putative produces the protein MSSKQDVDLYEILGVNRRAGIKEITKAYRILALKYHPDKFLTNFKKSGDAKDSKDATNQEQNGVAVSSEVVIGSGNTAKTENQNNGNGVNSGNSENAEKAEQSEKIEKVEKAEKVEKAEQSENSGNSENSGNLENAGNSENFGNSEISENSESAERSRIPEDCPTPENTPNSENSVNVANSEFAENHVVVVEELKDQERNQEEGSTNCSNVAEEEMTLEKCKEMFLQIQKAYEILKNPVLRENYDFYGLDKDLDEFQTYYEPRLFHSRINVKDIQKYESFYKGSAEEKEDLMYFYERFHGDLNNILEFIPFSESTDLNRFIGIFEKSFADGEIVKTEQYEKSLENVEKIIGKYESLLKKEQSEISKNDDKKKSKRKKQDSLEELIVAIRNNEERRNLKITNLLTNIEMKNKNKNKRRKKEDFPTEEELNKIKKKLEENKKRNEQARGKK
- a CDS encoding hypothetical protein (conserved Plasmodium protein, unknown function) translates to MYDFEGYKRLIVKIAFIASTMTFCFSLLLYIVISLIPHRQNENYADVNLNTEEDNIIITYLYLKKKSSSSFLCKEKKNEEVTHNEDLIEDNKNEMEDKDNNIKNEDDINNSVNKEKENNIKIIIN
- a CDS encoding GTPase-activating protein, putative: MNDNNFFEDLYELHFEDFLKNFINILFSSKEYGNNNNDDVDKTHIYENNNYILKNNDIKKSRLSFIANHIINNKENVKLYRRIYWPLLLGIYKAENLEDLVKDIQKKRHLYLQDKEEYIIKPINLNIQKLDPQIFHPLSSDDKNPWTLKQKNQELKEEIKQDILRTYSEKKIFQNEEIRDILNTILFIWAKKNPDISYKQGMNEILAIFFIVNYREHLHNNNNYYEYEKELFYKEFSNIFDKEFIEADTYIIFDHFMNMGLKYLFTSMEEKKNSTNKNTCKTVLLHKCTYIFHKLLKNSDKLLYNHLISLSIEPQIFLLRWIRLFYCREFPIDDTVILWDNFFADSYLKNCNEHFNVDFKGDNIEIAHMICRIFPMVDYFAISMILFIRSFLLESDENYCLKRLFKYPPVENIKILIDLSFKIKHRNEKKEKHTKKEEPHIIHNNNLIKKEDIFNSSFNNNNSITDELNKHNINNNINNNNDMKNEYKDKHNHHSNVHILSYNKILPNVHKINNIAYINKKLLKVIHNLNNLYTYNMLNEQHYKIELQQNIFILNEIYNELKGMQHSYDDTVSENIQLDKTNDLPSIYLG
- a CDS encoding hypothetical protein (conserved Plasmodium protein, unknown function) produces the protein MVDGLKQNDFFPLRKSINKDIPFFINYDILLKNCKHDKNYLDLNLEINYNLEEIMENKENLMRCLHRKNLMEDEKRYQMEIPHDNMKNKKYYYDNNIYQNKNDEYDNYNNNNNNNNIYEQRDDIYDRNNYCNNFKKGFINILEHKKNKGKNSYADISYSDHESSNSDNNYYSGSSVYSYPKDDNKSFNFSQRITYDTNLLDKINIYDNITNYIYNNNNENNNENNENNCYYENMDKQNKDCHNHKNDIPYINHRNYVHNQNKYIHDKYKRTYIKQFINHTDEDNITNKKSHTSLIQNLKHNNHEKEKREHANFSEYNQHNVEKDYRRNLTDRSIILNKHMEKNDSPSINLEYLKSSNPSNCKNMEKDILNKYEKIMKIMKYLRKVKSKYPEIESTVSILSNHIKNVTFNCEKMFESRYMLNEFLKKLYIYQIYILKKIVFNKSDILKNDDTLEHYNKHFHTNKMRFISNDRINNSNDATIFENIKENSSYSMRKLNEQKENMFSHKRYNQRHKSKEYTKDNKYNDVGVNKENYQYTSEYIGMRNKNDIKNKYINHHNNNVIPYDNKCMHIWNDDIDKESGYSNQLKNKYKENYINNISNFEDINKHENKNNLEDIHHINKNTSKEKKEIFIDTIEENLSYKKLLISENIETNNNNCHHHKRDKSFSKNNLNDNYTFKDKSFLNKVDNVENKKAFKNEPLKNDKIFYDHIKKKDYLNVIDEKKKEEKNPLLEHELNLKALNLESKDVALKTNIIKEEMHKTSYVNKNGNKKTHVLYNDLNKELSAISNRDSVIHALKYTLLNKPQNFTTLQNFLFKIDVEFVEYKNFVLLITKSVRKLHLEALYGLNDFSIFEKVYGKKVAPRFLISKKVKMFYKYDKFYQKFRELVNVREFSGITDAVELI